In a genomic window of Candidatus Hadarchaeales archaeon:
- a CDS encoding DUF4443 domain-containing protein: MGRGPLPKFTEVHVRAALELIHRMGRVGRPLLGKKLGLGEGSTRDLLLLLKKRGLVKPSRGGHVLTEKGRKKLGEPMKFVKLDCGELTVGEVDVAVLVKDAAEKVRGGIEERDEAIKMGAQGATVLVFKEGGLYFPDSGKRVEGRIGKELVENLKPREGDVIIIGTGKNEVEAEMGARAAAMRLERKR; this comes from the coding sequence ATGGGCAGGGGGCCCCTTCCCAAGTTCACCGAAGTCCATGTGAGGGCGGCGCTGGAACTCATCCACAGGATGGGAAGGGTGGGAAGACCCCTCCTCGGGAAGAAATTGGGATTGGGGGAGGGAAGTACCAGGGACCTCCTCCTTCTCCTCAAGAAGAGGGGACTGGTGAAACCTTCCCGGGGAGGACACGTCTTGACCGAGAAGGGGAGGAAGAAACTCGGGGAGCCCATGAAGTTTGTGAAGCTGGATTGTGGTGAGCTCACGGTGGGCGAGGTGGATGTGGCCGTGTTGGTGAAGGATGCGGCGGAAAAGGTAAGGGGAGGAATAGAGGAAAGGGACGAAGCCATCAAGATGGGGGCTCAAGGAGCCACCGTTCTCGTCTTCAAGGAAGGAGGGCTCTACTTTCCAGACAGCGGAAAGAGGGTGGAGGGAAGGATAGGGAAGGAACTGGTGGAGAACCTGAAACCGAGGGAAGGTGATGTGATCATCATAGGAACGGGAAAAAATGAAGTGGAAGCGGAAATGGGTGCGAGGGCAGCGGCCATGAGGCTGGAAAGGAAAAGGTGA
- a CDS encoding DUF4430 domain-containing protein, with protein sequence MEEVTKAILVVLVVMAMGTVYLAYEVSDLRADLRELQGTILTVDVGVVIDNGEAELSHRLSLAKGATALDALKRVAKVETKYYPGLGEFITSINGLSNNPSEGKYWMFYIWENHQWKYASVGAGSYELRDGENVKFRYEVPSW encoded by the coding sequence ATGGAAGAGGTGACCAAGGCCATTCTGGTGGTGCTGGTGGTGATGGCCATGGGGACGGTGTACTTGGCTTACGAGGTTTCGGACCTGCGCGCGGACCTGAGGGAGCTCCAGGGAACCATCCTGACCGTGGACGTGGGAGTGGTCATAGACAACGGGGAAGCAGAACTTTCCCACCGGCTGAGTCTCGCGAAGGGGGCCACGGCTTTGGATGCCCTCAAGAGGGTGGCCAAGGTAGAAACGAAGTACTATCCCGGATTGGGGGAGTTCATCACCTCCATCAATGGGCTCAGCAATAATCCCAGTGAGGGCAAGTATTGGATGTTCTACATCTGGGAGAACCATCAATGGAAGTATGCCAGCGTGGGTGCAGGTTCTTACGAGCTCAGGGACGGAGAAAACGTGAAGTTCAGGTACGAGGTACCGAGCTGGTAA
- a CDS encoding type IV pilin N-terminal domain-containing protein, whose translation MRPTSERGVSPVVGVILLIAITVTLVGIVATLVGGLGGKGTPPTINIQVRARSGPDNQVLLTLIHNGGDSVSLADLIVKAGDDETSLGENRALGTGLFSVGSSIQVWVKCPTDYRTDNIIAVCVIHKPSNQMILPFTNVTVEAS comes from the coding sequence GTGAGGCCAACGAGCGAAAGGGGAGTTTCACCGGTAGTTGGAGTAATCCTGCTGATAGCCATAACGGTGACGCTGGTAGGCATTGTGGCGACGCTGGTGGGAGGACTCGGCGGCAAGGGAACACCGCCAACCATAAACATCCAAGTGAGGGCCAGAAGTGGCCCTGATAACCAAGTTCTTCTCACCCTCATCCACAATGGAGGGGACTCCGTCTCCCTGGCCGACCTCATAGTAAAGGCTGGAGATGACGAAACCTCCTTGGGAGAAAACAGGGCCCTCGGTACGGGTCTCTTCTCCGTGGGCAGCTCGATACAGGTCTGGGTGAAGTGTCCCACGGACTACCGGACCGACAACATCATTGCAGTTTGTGTGATCCACAAACCCAGCAACCAAATGATTCTGCCTTTCACCAACGTCACGGTAGAGGCCTCTTGA